The Hymenobacter sp. 5317J-9 genome has a window encoding:
- a CDS encoding methyltransferase domain-containing protein: protein MINPNKALWEKGDFTQIAQTMRQSGEELVAKLGITTGMRVLDLGCGDGTTAIPEAQHGAEVLGVDIASNLVAAASKRVAAAGLANCRFQEGDACNLSDLPDHSFDRVVSIFGAMFAPKPFDVAKEMVRVTKPGGKIVMGNWIPGDPTLVAQILKISSAYTPPPPEGFISPMTWGIEANVLERFGQAGIPPEHIACEKDTFTFVAPFAPSEFVRLFKNFYGPTMNAFEAAERNGKAAELERELTELFVSQNKAASPDSTLIPAAYLRVTVSC, encoded by the coding sequence ATGATAAACCCCAACAAAGCCCTCTGGGAAAAAGGCGATTTCACGCAAATTGCCCAAACCATGCGCCAAAGTGGCGAGGAATTAGTGGCCAAGCTTGGCATCACCACAGGCATGCGGGTGCTGGACCTGGGGTGCGGCGACGGCACCACGGCCATCCCCGAAGCGCAGCACGGCGCCGAGGTGCTTGGCGTCGACATTGCCAGCAACCTGGTGGCGGCCGCCAGCAAGCGGGTGGCCGCAGCCGGCTTGGCTAACTGCCGCTTTCAGGAAGGCGACGCCTGCAACCTGAGCGACCTGCCCGACCATTCCTTCGACCGGGTGGTGAGCATTTTCGGGGCCATGTTTGCGCCCAAGCCCTTCGACGTGGCTAAGGAAATGGTGCGCGTGACCAAGCCGGGCGGCAAAATCGTGATGGGCAACTGGATTCCCGGCGACCCCACCCTGGTGGCGCAAATCCTGAAAATCAGCTCGGCCTACACCCCGCCCCCACCCGAAGGTTTCATCAGCCCGATGACCTGGGGCATTGAGGCCAACGTGCTGGAACGCTTCGGCCAGGCCGGCATCCCGCCGGAGCACATCGCCTGCGAGAAGGACACGTTCACCTTCGTGGCTCCTTTCGCGCCCAGCGAGTTTGTACGGCTGTTTAAGAACTTCTACGGCCCGACGATGAACGCCTTCGAGGCGGCCGAGCGCAACGGCAAAGCGGCCGAGCTGGAACGGGAGCTAACAGAACTGTTCGTCAGCCAGAACAAGGCCGCCTCGCCGGACAGCACGCTAATCCCAGCTGCCTACCTGCGCGTGACCGTGAGCTGCTAA